TGCATGTTTGTACCATTATATTATTACCTCTTATTTAatgtatgtttaaaatgtaatttgctGATGTACCATAAAAATAGATgaagtaataaacaattaaagttTCACTCATCAATAACTTGTAAATAGACCAGTTTACAATAGATAGCCCATCACACTCTCCGACGAGCTGTTCGTTATTATTATGCCCGATCAATCACCAAAGGGGCCCTAGATCGCTTTGCTCACACCCATTGATCGCATTCAATGTAAACAAAGAGGTAAGTGGGGTCAAAGAGCGTACACCTATGAATACAGCAAATTATGTAGAATAGTCTATCTACCTGCTTAAAGCAATGTAAGACTATGAGCAAAATGTATACGataaacatcataaaataattcgcatcaataaaaaaaaatctaaccagaactaaaaataaaatactttattctttCTATTCTAAGACTTGGGCTGTTCTTTCTACATAATTCGCTGGTGAAACCAAATTATAAGTCCTATACATTGCTACTTGATGGCATTAattgacaataacaaaagaaACTATTGCCTAGAGAAAATGACCACGTAATCTGTTTGTCGTGGAAGTGACATTCTGAACGATTTATATATcaactttttaaatgtatgacTAATAAACGTAAAACATAGAACGCAATTTACTTACGCAGTTAGCAATCTCTCAATCCTCTGTAACAATTCTAACCTGTTACTTCTGTGAAACTCTATGCTTTTCTCATCCAAGTGTTCCTTCTTCAGATATTCTCTATTTGTTTGCATTTCGTGCATCTTCATTCTGTCTATTTTCATCTTTAACTTCTCTTTGAATGTCTGGGGTTCGTCCACACTCCGTTTAGCAAATGCTGGGTTGACTATTGGTCTCCTAAGAGCACATGATTAACCgggataaaacattttttaatttataaataataatgaaaaaacagggtcattaaatttttgttatgtCCAACATATTTAACACATTATTGTAGTAATTTCCTGTGCGAATAAATCATTTGCAGTTTTTTGATAAACGGAGTCATTATGATGTGcgaatcataataatttctaatgttTTACGtataaattaactataatttagATAACCTATCTATACATTACAAAGTAccataattcaataataaaattaatcttaaattatttatattttaaaataccaagTTCCAGAGACGTCTTTTTCAAAgaactatcaaaatatatatctaccATACCTTTTATAAGGAACCCGTGCAATAACTCTTCCGCGTTCGTCGACATAGTTGATATTCCTGACGTCTTCTCTCCTCTGTGCTTTATCTTTGCCAGTGAAGAATTCGGTGAACGTAGGGTCGGCAGGGAGAGTCCACGCGAGCGCCGCCGTACTTCCGTACAAGAAGATATCGCCAATAGGAATGAGCGCTGAAGTTTGCACGCAGAATACtaaaaccaattttgatttagttcaactattttatattgattaatcCCTTATCAATAAGCATATGTTGATAGTGGAAGAGGCGTTTTTAGTACAAGTGATCTCCGtaaaagtagcctttagcaCTCTGAAGTAATGTCTAcctatttgtgaaaaaa
This genomic stretch from Manduca sexta isolate Smith_Timp_Sample1 chromosome 8, JHU_Msex_v1.0, whole genome shotgun sequence harbors:
- the LOC119188620 gene encoding uncharacterized protein LOC119188620 — its product is MKPLFLLVLSLHVVVSVRDNSTNEFSVENEDSRVLSRRKRFLTFPDGSSLQLVFCVQTSALIPIGDIFLYGSTAALAWTLPADPTFTEFFTGKDKAQRREDVRNINYVDERGRVIARVPYKRRPIVNPAFAKRSVDEPQTFKEKLKMKIDRMKMHEMQTNREYLKKEHLDEKSIEFHRSNRLELLQRIERLLTA